GGACAGGCCGTTGAACCCTTTGATGAACGCCTGCAGGTCGACGAGTTCCTGGACGCGCTGGGCGGCCTGGACGATCGACGGGTCTTCGAACGAGCCCTGACGCGCGATCGCCTTGTTGAGCGCGTCCCCGCCGATGCGGTTGGCCAGGTACATGAACCACATCGAACCGGTCCAACGGTCCTTGTTGCCGAGCGCGATCGGTGCGACGCCGTTTTGAACAAGCGTTTTCACGATGTTCAGAAAGTCGTCGTACGTTTGCGGCGGATTCAGATTGTATTTTGCAAAAATTTCTTTGTTATAGTAGATCGGACAAATATTCAACTCGATCGGAAGTGCATACGTTTTACCGTCGAACTGATAGGCTTCGACGGTGCCCGGGACGAACTTGTCTTTCAGCCCGTCGGCGAGGACGTCGTCGAGCGGCGTGAACAGTTTGCCTTTCGCATACGGTTCCAGGAAGCCGGCCGCCCACGTCATGCCGACGTCGGGAAGCGCGTTCGAGGCCGACAATACTTTCAGCTTGTTTTTGTACTGTTCGTTTTCGAGCACTTCGACCTGAACGTCGACGTTCGGATGCGCCTTCTCGTATTCATCGATGATCTGGTTGACGAGTTTGTAATGCTGAGCGGAGCTGCCCTCGGGCCACAGGTGCATCAGCTTGATTGTCGCCTTTTCCCCGGACGTTCCGCCGGACGAAGTCGACGACGCCGCCGGCGATTGGCCCGCCGAGCCGGTGTCGCTGTTCGACGACTTGCTGCCGCCGCCGCAGCCGGCCAGCGACGCGGCCAGCAACAGGGCGGCCGACAGCGTTGCAAGCGTTTTCCGTTTCGACATGTCGGACGAGTCCCCCTTCTTTCCGAAAAGATTTTGTCGGTTGATCAACCTGACGATTCCACTATAGCACCGGAAAGAACGGGGGATAAGGCTACGGTGATCGGGAAAAATTCCAACGTTTTTAGGTTGCGCGGCGTTCGCCAGCCATTTCCCGACGGTATCGGCTCGGGCTCACGCCTTCGTAATCGCGGAACACTTTGATGAAATATTTCGCCGTCCGGTAGCCGACGCGTTCGGCGATGTCCTCGACGGGCAGCGCAGTGGACAGAAGCAGCTGTTTCGCCTTGCGGATACGGCTGCGCGCGACGTATTCGCTGAACGTCAGGCCGGTCTGTTCCTTGAACAGCGCGCTGAAGTAGCTCGGGTTCAAATGAACGTGCTCCGCCACGTCGCGCAGGTGGAGCGGTTCATGTAGCCGTTCTTCGACGTATTGCAGCGCCGCGCGGACGGACGGGTTGGCGGGGCCGTCGTCTTCGGCGGTGATCAGTTTTTCGTCGACGAAGCGCGACATCCGCTCGATGCGTTCCCGTTCCTCGCCAACGGCCAGCGCCTGCTCGACAGCTTCGACGAGTTTGCGGCGGTCGACCGGCTTGAGTAGGTAGTTAACGACGCCGAGCCGGATGGCGCGCTGCGCGTATTCGAATTCCGGGTAGCCCGAGATAAGCACGCAGACGGGCGGTCGAGGCCGCTGCCGGACGTGCTCGATCAGGTCGAGCCCGTCGACGCCGGGCATGCGGATGTCGGTGACGAGCACGTCGACTGGAGCCTGGTCGAGAAGACGGAGCGCCTCCGCGCCGTTATCCGCGCACAGGATGCGGTGGCGTCCTGCGCTCCAGGCTTCGAGCGTTCTGCGGAAGCCGTCGCGGGCGCGCGGTTCGTCTTCAACGATCAGGATGGTTTTGGGCCGGGCCATCAGGCGCCACCTCCCGGTATGGAATGGAAAACGAAACGGTCGTGCCACGTCCGCGTTCGCTCATAACGGCGAGCCCGGCGGAGGCCGCCGGGTCGTCGGGAAACGACAGCGCGAGTCGGCGATGGACGTTGCGCAGGCCGATGCCTTTCGGCCCGCTTTTTCCGCCGCTTTGCGGCCCGTCGGCGCCGGCGGGTTTGCCGGGGTCTCTTCCGGCGTTCCGGAGCCTGTCTTCTCCTGCTGGGGCGCGGTCGTCGGAGCGTTCGAAGCGGTGGTCAGAACGTCCTGGGCTATCGGCGCCGGCTTCGGGCGAAGCTTGGCGGAAGCCGTCGTCGGCCAGCCGCGCGAGCACTTCGCGCAGTTTCGCTTCGTCCATGCCGACGCCGTCGTCGGCGACGACGACGGAGACGTGGCCGGGCGCGTCGGGCGACGGGCCGACGGCGACGGACACGGAGCCGCGGCCGATTTTCGGCTCGACGCCGTGGCGGATCGCGTTTTCGACGAGCGGCTGGATGAGCAGCTTCGGCAGCACGGCGGCGCGCACTTCCGGGGCAAGCGCGATGTTCCATTCCAGCCGGTCGCCGAGCCGCGCTTTCATCAGGCGCAGATAGCGCTCGACCTGTTCAAGCTCTTCGGCGACCGTCACCCATTCGCCGCGCTCCGGGCCGCCGGTCAGGTAGCGGAATAGTTCGGACAGCGCGACGACGAGATCGGCGAGTTCTTCCTCGCCTTTTTCCTGTAACGACCAATAAAAAGCTTCCAGAGTGTTGTACAGAAAATGCGGGTTAATGCGCGCCTGAAGCGCTTGCAGCTCGGCGCGGCTGCGCAGCATTTCCTTTTCGTAGACGAGCCGGATGAGCCGATTGAGATCCTCGACCATCCGGTTGTACGTATGGGTGAGCTCGCGGATTTCCCGGGTTGACGAGACGCTCGGACTCGTCTTCAGCTCGCCGAACCGGGCGCTGCGCATCGATTTGATCAGTTTCAGGATCGGCCGCGTGA
Above is a genomic segment from Candidatus Reconcilbacillus cellulovorans containing:
- a CDS encoding DNA-binding response regulator, giving the protein MARPKTILIVEDEPRARDGFRRTLEAWSAGRHRILCADNGAEALRLLDQAPVDVLVTDIRMPGVDGLDLIEHVRQRPRPPVCVLISGYPEFEYAQRAIRLGVVNYLLKPVDRRKLVEAVEQALAVGEERERIERMSRFVDEKLITAEDDGPANPSVRAALQYVEERLHEPLHLRDVAEHVHLNPSYFSALFKEQTGLTFSEYVARSRIRKAKQLLLSTALPVEDIAERVGYRTAKYFIKVFRDYEGVSPSRYRREMAGERRAT
- a CDS encoding ABC transporter substrate-binding protein codes for the protein MSKRKTLATLSAALLLAASLAGCGGGSKSSNSDTGSAGQSPAASSTSSGGTSGEKATIKLMHLWPEGSSAQHYKLVNQIIDEYEKAHPNVDVQVEVLENEQYKNKLKVLSASNALPDVGMTWAAGFLEPYAKGKLFTPLDDVLADGLKDKFVPGTVEAYQFDGKTYALPIELNICPIYYNKEIFAKYNLNPPQTYDDFLNIVKTLVQNGVAPIALGNKDRWTGSMWFMYLANRIGGDALNKAIARQGSFEDPSIVQAAQRVQELVDLQAFIKGFNGLSNDEAKSEFMSGKAAMYLMGTWELPNYTTNPETPEDFKKKVGFFKFPTVAGGKGNVNDWVGGPGVGLFVAENSKVKEQAKDFVKFFVQKWGEQSVTGPGVIPATKVDTSGTNLPQLYKDLLNELNNAHSLILYADVQMKPAAADVHLNQIQALFGKATTPEDFAKKQEEALKQAASS